The Orcinus orca chromosome 1, mOrcOrc1.1, whole genome shotgun sequence DNA window TGAGGAAAACGTCCCTGCCTCCCCACGCAGGGAGAAGGTCACCGGGACCTTGTCACCCAGGGTCAGGAGCCTCCTGTGGACACAGGGCCCTGGCTGCCGTCCCCAAGGGAAAACGAGCTGCACCCAGAGGCAGCCCTCCGCCCTCTCTGCCCCCGATGACCCTCGCCGTGGAAGAGCAGGTGGGGTTAACACTTGCTTCCAGGCTGGGACTTCACTTCATCTTTGCAGCTCCCACCTGGGTGGGTAGGTGGCTGAGGCTCTGCAGCCCTGGGAGATGCAGCACCTTCCAGGGTCCAGCGCAGATCCCAGGGCAGGCCCCTCCATGCCCCATCTGCCCCCCATCCGCACGGTGCCTCAGGGGAGTCCCGAGAGCTGTACCTTCAAGGTCACCCTGGGGGGAAGCCACCCAGCCTGGCCAGACGGTTCCCAGGACTGCTCGAAGGCCAGGCCTGGGGCGTGGGGCCCTTGGTACCTGGGAGAGGGGGGCTGCGGGCACCCCAGGCCAAGGACACTAAACCCACAGCTGCCCCATCCAGGTGCTCGGGCACCTGGGCCCACCCACGGAGGGGCCACCTTAAGGGAGGCAGCCCAGGTGGACGCCGCGTGCACAGCAGGTTCCGTTATAGGAGATGAACTTGAGGTCCAGTCACCAAGTATTTTATACCAGGCAGAaaaccctgccccttcccctgcgGGGACAAGTCCAAGCTGTGTGCGCAACAGACctccttggagagacagtgcagGACAAAAGGCAAGATGAGCCATCTTGCTCATAAGATGTGCAGAGACCCAGAGTCCCGTGGAGAGCAGTCTCCCAGCAGGAAGTTTGGACATGGCTTCCTGACTTGGTGGAGCCAGCAGGCCTCCCAGGAGGGGTGTCCTGCCCTCGGTGTCCCGGCTGGCGACCCTTCCAGGCCTCTGCCTTGCTGTCTTTCAGCTCCTTGGCCTCAGTGGAGCCCCAGCCTCTCTCGAGGGTCCCCTCACTCAGCCTCAGTGGACCAGGGCAGGCAGCCCAGAGGCTGGACCACCCGCCTGGTCTGATCGCACTGTCTGGCCTCGCCACTCCACCTCTAAATTGTGTTGAGTCCCGAATGGGGACAGGGGTGTCCCTTCTCCCGTGTGTCACACGCCCCTTGCCGTGCTGGTACACCAGCTCCCGGAAAATCAAAGCCCCGGGTATAGTGTTTGCCCAGTTCCACGGCGTGAATTCACTGAACTTGGCGTCAGGGAGACGTGTACACATCAGCTCCCGTGAGCCTGGGggagccccctcctcctcccccatcctcttctccttcctgcagccccctgggctgggagagggggcTCTCGCATTTCTCAGGACGGACTCTCCTCCGCAGGGCAGCacgcccttccccacccccagcgtCTCCTAGAAGTGCCCTTGCTGTGCTCAATGGGACCTAAGAGACTGCAGGGAATTTTCAAGCCACAGCCCGGATTGCAAGTGTACTGTCTTCGCTGCAAATCCTATTTCGAGTATCTAAACCCAAACACTAACCTTTTGTGTGTCTCCTGTACCAGGCTAATCGCCTCGCAGCCCAAGAAGACGTGTGCCTTGGGCCAACCAATAGCACCTACTGAGTGGGACAAGGTACAGACACGCTGTAGGTGCCTTTTATTATTATAGCAGTTAATGGTCACGACAACCATACACCATTGTCTCCCCATTTAACAGGTGACGGTCCCCGGGGCAGGtgggtcacttgcccaaggttacatgaCAGGCATTCACGTCCGGAGCCCACGCTCTCAGCCGCTGCGTGTACAGGACTTCTCAACCAAGGGGCCATACCTGGGGAGGCAGAACATGCTCATTTTCCCCCAAACGATCACCCTGTTACCCTGGGAATCCAGAACCTCCTTGTAGCGGCTCTTGACACCTGGGCCAGGTCCCCTCAACTCACTTCCAACCTCAGAGCAGCAGGGGGACAGTCCCCGAGCTCACGGCCAACGTTCCATTTCCACCGCTGTCCCACCTGGGACTTCCTCTGACCTGctcagcctggggtggggcagcctGAAAGGGTGGAGGCCTAAtgtcccggggggggggggggcgggcagccCTCTGCcgggggtgggtgtgtggggaggggaccTGGCTTATCCATCCTCAGGGGACCGTGGCGAGGGGCCCCTCAGAGGGGCTCCGGGGATGGAAACCCCACCCTGCAGAGAGCTCAGTAACCACACTCCACTGGCTTTTCCTCCTCCATGTCCCCACCTTGCTTGCTCCTATGTCCTGGGGTCCCTTCCCAAGGTCGCCCCAGGCACTGAAGTCCTTGCACAGATGCTGCTTTTGGGTCTTGGAAGAGTCGTGGGGTTGCCACTCAGTGGTGTCTTGAACAGCCTGGCTTCGCTGGTGGAACGTGGGAGGTGAGAGGAGGCCTGCACACCTCCCTCTGCTGCCTCTGGAGCTGCCTGTGGCCTCAGGGCAGGCGGGGAGAGCCGGAAAGTTCTCCAGGCCACCCTGGCTCCTGCAGCAAGATGGCAGGGGGTGCTGACCGTCAGGCCCCAGGTCCAATCCTAGGTGAGGCGACAGACCCCCCGAGGACGGCCCGCGCGCCTCGCCGGGCCTCTCGAGTTGAGATCAGGACCCTGATGGGGGGGAAGAGTGCCTGAGGTGCGGGGTCCTTAGGCCTGAGTTCACCTGAGGGTCTCGTACCCCCGAGTTGTCTCCCGCTTGTTTGTGGGAAAGAGGCTTCCCTTGTCAGGGGTCCCTAAGAATACATCTGAGGTGAATGCCTTTGCCAAAGGGTGCTTGTTGGATGCATTTCCTGTGGACGCTGTAACAAAGGACCACAACCGGAGGAGGCGCTTCAGACAGCAGAAATCTCTTCCCagagtctggaggccagaagcccacGACGAGGGTGTGGGCAGGGCGGGTTCCTTCTCCAGGCAGCGGGGAGGATCCCTGCCAGCCTCTGCCCTAGACTCCGGTGCTTTCCTGGCCATCCTCgggctccttggcttgtagacacctctctgcctctgtctccacaaGGTGTCTCCCTGTCTCACTGTGTCCTCTGTAAATAAGGACACTAGGGGTTGGATCTAAGGCCCACCCTGATCCCATAGGACTTCATCTAAACCCACATCTTAACTGCATCTTCAAGGACCCTATATCCAATATCACACTCACAGGTACCAGAAAGGAGGACTTAACACATCTCCCGGGGGACAcgatccacccccccccccccatgctCTTCAgactcttccccaccccccaccgccttCCCTCACTGCATCCAGACCGACAGCCGGGACCGGGTCGCAACAGCCTGAGCGGGCGCATACATGGAGAACCTGTGGCTCGCGGCTCACGCGTGCTTGGCCGTGTGGGAGCAGCTCTGGAAGGTGTTGgattggggggcgggggtggacgTAAGGCTGGACAGGGGACAGTTTATTGATGTGGGAGCTCACCTGTGACTAAGGGTGGACCGTCTGAGACAGGTGGCACCAGCCCTCATACAGCGTGGGTCACTGCACCAAGAGGTGACCTTAGCGAGCAGAAGGCCGGCCAGGGACGGTGCAGGGCCGGGGGAGGAGGCCTCTTATCATGGCCCCAGGCTGACCACAGCTGTGGCACCGACTGTGGCTCGTTCCACTAAACGTCCTTGTCATTTGTTGCTGTTGCCGTGACAGCTGCCACCTTGAAGGACCAGTGCCACCCTGAGCAGACGTGAGTGCCGCGGGGGTGACTGCTGGCAGCTGTCCCCAGTGTAAGGTGCAGCGTCTCCAGTGCCCTCCAGAGCGTCAGGGCTGGGAGTTGGTGGTAAAGCCCCAGACCCTTCTTCTTCAAAAGGacaatttgggggacttccctggtggtccagtggctaagactccacacccCCAATGCAGGGcgcctggattcgatccctggtcagggaactagatcccacatgctgcaacccagagtccgcatgcagcaactaaagatcccgcgtgccacaactgagagCCGGctcagacaaataaataaatcaattttttaaagaaaggactaTTCGGGGCCCGCTCCCCAGGGCTCTGCAGGGGTCCCCAGTGGAATGGGACCTGGTGGCCCACTGTagactttccctccctcctccatgcTCCCCACACCCTGCTCCTGCATCTGGGGTGTCACCCTCCGTACTGGGTTAAACGGTGTCCCCCCcaattcatgtccacccagaacctcagaatgtgaccttatttggaaatagggtctttgcagctATAATTAGTTAAGGTGAAGTCACCCTGGATTACGGAGCCCCAAATCCGATGAGAGGTACCTTTACGAGAAGAGgagggacacacagagagaagccacgtgatgacagaggcagagatggggtgaTGCGTCCATCAAGCCGAGGGGCGCCAGGAATTGCCAacagtgccaggaactggggagaggccagggacAGGCTTGCCGTCAGAGCCTCCAGGAGCCCAGCCTTCCCACACTGCATCttggactcctggcctccagaactgtaagagcatgagtttttctttttcttttcttttttggccgtgctgtgtggcttgtgggatcttagttccccaaccagggatcaaacccgggccacagcagtgaaagtgcagagtcctaaccactggaccgccagggaattccctgaatctctgttgctttaagcctcccagtctgtggcacttTGCTACGGCCACTCCAGGAAACtaatttccccccaaataaacTCCCTCTACCAGGTCCTTGTCTCGAGCTCTGCTTTTGAGGGAACCCAAACGGCGCCCCCAGGTGTGGGCTGCGCACGGTGAGCCTTGTGCCTCACTGGAAGGGGGAGGGGTCAGTGCTGGTCTTCCCCCTGCTACAGGGGACGGAAGGGACCTGGGGCCCTGTCCCCTCCAGCCTCGGGGAAGAAGCTGTCCCAGGCTCAGGGGAGCATTTAGGAGTCTACGTGGGCAGCACACGCATCCCGGCCTCCACAGGAGAACACAGACAAGGAAGCTGCCAGCCGCCAAAGACCGTCCCTGCTGGAATGAGGCGCACGCAGAGCCCAGGCCACCGCCCCACCCGGCCACCTGGCCCAGGTGCCCCGGCTCAGGAAGCGCTGCCACCCCTGCCCAAGCCAGCTCCTCTCAGCTGCAAACCTTGATCCGCCCTGGCCTTCAATCTGCTCGTGCCATCAGCACCGGAACAGAACCCGCATTTAAAGAGCGTCAGCCCTTCCCGTCCCTCTTCCTGGCCCTGGAAACATGCGGGCAGAAATAGCAGCTGCCGGCTAGAGGGAGTGACTGCCGCTTGCAGAACCGAGCGAAGGCTCCTGCCCGGGCGGGCCTCGCTGCGTGGGTGCCCAAGGCGGCCACAAAGCCCAGCTTGAAATAGCTCCCTGTGGGTACCGTGCGGCAGAAGGAGGGCAGCCTGCGAGCCGTGAAGAAGGTGGGGGGAGGCGGGCCCCGGGGTGGGCAGGGTCCATGCAGCGGACCCAGGTGAGCACAGCAGTTCCGGGAACCTTGAACCCACCCGCGCATCCGCCGGAGGCCCCAGTGGAAGGCAGGCCGTAGGGCAGGACCCCGGGGGGCGGAGGGTGCTGTGGGCGGTCTCGGGCCCAGCCCAGTAGCTTCAGGACACCATCGGGGCCTGGACGTCCCATCCCCGGGCCACTCTCCATGTTCCAGGAGGAGAGAGCAGGGACGCTGCTGGAGACACACAGGCCAGAGGGCGCCCAtctgggaaggggagaaagaggcGTCACTGGCCTCTTGTCAGAGCTGGCCAGGCATGGCCTGGGGCCCTGGCCGACCCAGATCCAGGCTCTGCCGCTTCTCGCCCACCTGCTTCCTGCTGCTCCCACGTCAGTCACTCTGGGGCCCGGAGGCCCCGCTCCCTGGGCGGTCCTGCCCCCTGGGATGAGCCTGCCCAGCCCTGCAGCCTAGTCCTTTAGAGCAGGGGCCCAAGGGGCAGCCTGCCGCAAGGAGGCGTCCTCAGGAGGTAAGGGGCCTTTGAGCTCGAGGTGTGAGCCCTGGGTGGGAGGCAGGCCTCGGACACGGCTGCTCCCGTGGGGGGCTGCTGGGCCCTGCAGCCCTGGCTGGACCAGCTGGCCTCAGGGGTCACTCCGCCAGCTAAGCCCTGCAGTGGGTGAGCATCCCCAGCGCCTGCTCCCGTGGCCTGGGGACAGAGCACACCCTGGGCAGGTGGCCCAGCAGGGCACGCTTCCTGATTCCCACAAAGTCACCGTCACATGCCCCTCGAGGTGGTTCGCGGGGGCAACTCAGGGCCAGCGGGGTCGTGGCCTGGCTGGTCACAGCAGGGCACTGGGCCTGGCATTCCCGACCCAGCTCGGCTGCACAGCCGCCCCTCTAGTCGCCTCTGTCCCCTCTGAGTGCGAGGACCTGCCCTGCTCTGGTGCAGGGGTGACCCGGGCCCCTTGCTGAGAGCTGCGACCCTGTCACCCTGTGCCGTCACCCTGTGCCACCACCCTGTGGTGGCAGCAGAtgtgggagggggctgggtgtTCATGGGGACTTGGTGGTCTCTGTTCTCCCATCACCACGTACAGAAGACACTGAGGTGGCACCCCCAGCCATGCACCCAAGGGACTGGGGGTGAGTGACTCTTCCAGCCCCCGTGCCTCCCCCCTGCCCCTCTGTCCTCAAGTCTCGGTCCCCAAGTCCCGGTCCCCAAGTCCCTCTGTCCTGAGCCCGTCGAGCTAGTGGGAGGAGAGCCTTCCAGGCTCCAGCAGAGGAGGCCACAGTGAATTTAAGCAGCGGCCAAAGGCTCCGTTTTATTTCATGCTGGGACCAAAGGCCTTCCGCTTTCTCACCGAGAAGGTGCGCACCTTCCATGCCCGGCCTCCTCCCCCTCCGTGGTCCAAACCCACAGAGCTAAGTCCCAGAATCAGGATCCTTTTCCGAGTCAGACGCAAAGCTCCCTGGGGCCCGGTGCCTGCCTGGCTCCCAGGTCAGGAGGCTGGGCTGCTGGGCCGTCTTCTGCAGACCAGGGGTCCGGGTGAGGGTGGGGACAGAGCCTGGGGGTGCTGAGCGAGGCTGAGGCCTTCCTCTCCTTTTATGTGGCCCGTGGTCCTCCCCCCTGTGAAACACGCAGAGCCCCCCGGGGGTCCTTCCCCCAGGAGGTCCCGGGCATGGGACCTGCGAAGCCGGCCTCACATGGCGTACGCGGCCCAGTAGATGACGTTGACGGCGGCGAAGGCCGCGGGGAACACGGCACGGGCGTAGATGTCAATGGTGTCCGCGTCGATGGGCTTGAAAAGCGCACGGAGGCCCCCCTGGGCCCCCTGTTTCTTCGTCTCCTCTGTCTCCACCTCCACCGACCTGTAGGAACCCATGAGGTTCCCGGGCGCGCGGCACTGCCGGCGGGACGCGGCCAGCTCCTGGGTGACGCCCGCGGCCGAAAGGGAGAAGAGCACGATGGCATTCTTCACGTCCatctgtgtggggagggggaggggcaggctgaGTGGCTGGCGAGCGAGGGGCAGgacccccagcccaggccagcgGCTCTATTGGTAGAGCAGGCGGCAGAGGGTCCCAGGCTGAGCACAGGAAAAAGTGCCCCCTGCCCCGCCGGCAATGCTGACCCTTCCTGGTGCTGGGCGGGGGCACTGTCCTTCGTCCTGAACGTGagaaccccaccccacccccagcctcacctCGACCCTCTGCTCCTTGACCTTGACCTTGGCCTTTTGCTTCTTCCGGTAGTCAGCGTTGAAGTGGGCGAAGGCGTACTCCACCAGGGCGGCAAACACAAAGACGTAGCAGATCCAGAAGTACACGTCCAGCGCCTTGATGGCCGACGCCCGCGGCAGGGAGGAGCGGGCACTGACCATCAGCGTGGTCATGGTCAGCACCGTGGTGATGCCTGTGGGGACAGGTGGTGTCACTACTGGAACCCACCCGGGTGCAGGTCAGGCTCCTGTCACCAGGTCCGGCCCGGCTGGCCACTGCCCCAGGACAGTGGGCCCGAGGGACTGCAAGGCAAGGTCTGTGCTCAGGACAAGTGGGGTTAGGGCCCtgctcccagactccctccttccACCAGCTCCCGCGGGGGAGAGGCCAGGGCCCCGTACCTAGAGACACCCTGGCGGGCACTGCGGCCTGGCTAATCCAGAAGGAGACCCAGGACATGGCGACCAGGAGGATGGAGGGCATGTAGGACTGGATGATGTAGACGCCCCGGTTCCTCCGGAGGTGGACGTGCAGGCTGAGCCGGGGGAACTGGCCGGCTGCCGGAGACCCCCGTTAGCACCAGGCCCACCACCCAGGGCAGTGCTCGGGGAGAGGGGCGCTGAGCGGGAACTGGGGCCACTGCCAGCCTCCAAAGAGAGGAAGACCCTTgtgcccacctccccccacaGCCTGATGGGTCAGGAGAGGGGCCGGCCCTGCGGCAGGGCcaccagaggagggagaggagaacgATTCCGGCCTTGCTGCTGGCCCGTGGGCCCCTCCCAGAGCGCAGTGCACCCCTCTCCTGCCCTGCTTGTGCACAGCCCAGCTCGAGGAAAGAGCCAGCCTGGGCTCGCTGGCTCCGATGACCGGGCAGCAGGGCCGGGAGGGGCCGGGAGGGGCCGGGAGCCAACACGGGCTTGGCCCTGGAGCCCCCGGCACCCCTCGAACCCCGGGAAGCAATGAAGAAGTGAGGAGTAAGGCGGAGGAAACCTGACCCGGGCCCACGCTAGGGCTCGTCCCGAGCAGCTCGGCCAGGCACAGCCTGCGCCGACCAGCGGTTTTCCAGTTGCAGCCTCCGGGGGCCCTCGGGGCTGGCTAGCGGCTCTGCAGAAAGCACTAGAAAGCCACCGGCGGGGCTCACAGGGAAGAGGCCGCGAGAGGCCGCGTTACCCGATTTGAAGTTCATCAGCTCCGTGGTGAAGCGGTAGCTGGTGATGGTGAACTGGGCCAGCTGCAGCCTGTCCAGCCCGTGGATCTGCCCCTGGTTTTCGGACCAGTAGTAGACGATGTCCTCGGACGAGTAGCCGTCTGCAGGAGAGCCCACATGGGCCGCAGAGCCTGGCgccccctcccaggcccctggcagccCTCGCAGGACTGCCCTGCCTGTGCTGGGAGCCCGATACACAGAGGCAGGGAGCAAGGAGGCCTGGGACCACGCCTGGCACCTCGGAAAGGTGGGCAAGGCCAGATGAGCTGGCCAAAGGGCAGGTCGCCCTTGCCAGGGTGACCCGCAGGGGCCGCCATGCTGGCCCAGTGACAC harbors:
- the GABRD gene encoding gamma-aminobutyric acid receptor subunit delta, which encodes MDALAWLLPPLLLLCAQQHRGTRAMNDIGDYVGSNLEISWLPNLDGLIEGYARNFRPGIGGPPVNVALAIEVASIDHISEANMEYTMTVFLHQSWRDSRLSYNHTNETLGLDSRFVDKLWLPDTFIVNAKSAWFHDVTVENKLIRLQPDGVILYSIRITSTVACDMDLAKYPMDEQECMLHLESYGYSSEDIVYYWSENQGQIHGLDRLQLAQFTITSYRFTTELMNFKSAGQFPRLSLHVHLRRNRGVYIIQSYMPSILLVAMSWVSFWISQAAVPARVSLGITTVLTMTTLMVSARSSLPRASAIKALDVYFWICYVFVFAALVEYAFAHFNADYRKKQKAKVKVKEQRVEMDVKNAIVLFSLSAAGVTQELAASRRQCRAPGNLMGSYRSVEVETEETKKQGAQGGLRALFKPIDADTIDIYARAVFPAAFAAVNVIYWAAYAM